From Amaranthus tricolor cultivar Red isolate AtriRed21 chromosome 4, ASM2621246v1, whole genome shotgun sequence:
TGTGAAATGTTTGattaaattgaatgaaaaacGTAAAATGAATAACAAAAATGAAATCAGAATAGGACGAATCACTCCCTGAATATCGTAGAAAGCAATGTTGATTAATTCTGCAATTTATCGCCTGATAATCGCCTTCAGATTCTTCCTTCTGAAATTTCCCAAAACAACTGACAATGTTCTTCAAATACCCGCGTCCTATACTACCTTTGTCCTTTTCGtgaattggctctgataccaatttgatgCAAAATGAAGGGCGGATTATGGCCTTTGTTATGCATTGATAAAGTGGAAGCCTTTATTGATTACACACACAAAACTACAAGAATGACAATGAAAAGATCCCTTGACACACAGGAACAGAGCCAAGAAATCCTTTCTTGGTTTTCTAATGATGTTGGTCAGTGGCTATTTCAACGCCCTTCTAACAATGATAAACGTACAATGTCTTCCAGACTATGCACACACGGTTTTCCTTGCAGTGCCAATGATTGTTCCACAATCCTTGAACCCACAAAGATCAAAGGATACTTCGTATACCCTTGATGAAGTCACCGTCAACTTCGAACAAAGAGAACAGAAACAActttctgaaatacctctatgTATTGAATCAAATGAATCTGAATACTTGAACGTTTTATTACATGGTGggaggctctccttatatagagcacTCAACTACCTTAACGGTTAAAACTAAACACACGCTTAATTAAAGAACACGTGCTAAATACAAGGCGCTTTaaaaaacagaaacagaagACAAAATACTTAAGTACATTATGTTCTGGAGAATCTGTCAGACAGCCCTCCTTTCACTTATCCTCTAGGATGCCACGTGGTCTATCAGTGAGATCCTGGGACCTAGATGGTTTGGCCCATGTGCAAAGGTGACGTCCCAACCTTGATCAGGGTTTGGGTGATACGGGTCTGTGCTCAGGGGACTCAGTAAGGTCTGCTAGTCGACAGGAAATGCTTTGGTTTGGGatctgctgtctgttcccattTCCAAGTGTATGCTGTTGTTCCTTGTTGTAGTCTTGGCTTCCTTGTTCCCAACATGGTATCTTGAGGTCATGCTTAGTCCTTGGCAAGCATCCTTGATCCAGTTCTGCTCTTCATGCACCATTGGCGTAGGTGACAAGTTAGGAACATTGTCTTGTACTCGCGAGCTATTTGCAAAGTCCTGGTCccttgatgcatttgcatcagcTATCAATTCTATTGaattaaattaagaatgatgtcTTGACAAAGTTCTATTAGCTCAATGTAGTAGAGCATTATGCTTTTGCATACAAGGTGTTACTTGGTATTTTTTAGTCCGTatgggtttttgttttttttttattgtggaAATTTTTATTAAAGGATTGAATATTGAGCTCAAGTTAGTTAGTAAGGTTGTGAGtggtattttatttatttattgttgaaTCCTTAATTGACTAATATATTCTCTTCATATCATATTTTTGGTGATGTATGTAATATTTTATTCATTGAGAGAAAAAATTTACACATGATTTTTCATTgatgtaaataaattaaaatatatttatatgtaatcttgtttgatttgtctcgattctttttaatattttttttataatttttataaagtataattatagatattaatgctcgaattatacttaaaaaatgtgaaaaaatgtCAAATATAATCAACATTGTGGAACGGAAGAGTACTACTTAAGTGAGAAGTGTCCAAGACATTATTTACATTGTGTATGTTTTGTTCATTCAAAGCTTTCCAACTTTTTGCTTATGTGTGTGTAAACCTTCCATTTCTCATTATTGTTGGCTCACCTTTCCTTTCAATACTATGGCATGTTGTGcataattcaaaataatctCATTTGCAAATACAATTATAAGTTAAATTATAACTAGAATTAAGCAAAGTATAAAAGCTTTGCCTAACTAAGTTAAATAGAAATTACATCATCCaaccaaaaatcataaaaaaagaaaaaagaaagaaaagaattgGAGAAATCAATTTATTTATCTACTAATATATTTGAATGGATCCTTATACAAGAATCTCATCAATAGCCTATCATCAATTCTTCATACGAAGAAgcattattcttaatttgaatATCCAAGAACACCTTTCTTCAGATTTCTTTGATCAAATCCAATAATCATTTGATTTCTAATACATCCATACTTAAAACCCAGTTCCGTGTTCCTCAATGTGCACATTTCTGGTTCCTGATTTCCGATCTTTTCATCTGTTACAGAGCGATAGAATCAAATCGGTCCAATTTGCATATATAATCCTAAAACTCGATGAATTTAGACCTCGATTTGTAGTTTATTTTCGCTATTATTTCCATCTTTTGATTCGTCGAACTGAACATACTTATAAGACCTTGCATAGAACAAGTAAACAACAAAATCCACAGTTGTAAGAGCTGCCAACAAGAAGAAAAACCTCTCTAAGTGACCCTCATTTAGGTTTTCTGGTATCCATCCAGGCATATTGTTTCGCGTAGTTATCTTCATAATCATGGTAACTATTACGCTGCTCATGTAGTTTCCAAACGACATGGACAACATACAAAGTGCACTCCCAAAGGTCTTTAGACCTTCAGGTGCTTGCCCATTGAAGAATTCTAATTGACCCACATACATAAAAACTTCGGATGCTCCTATCAGCATGTATTGAGGTACTTGCCAGAAAATGCTCAACGAGCTAGCATTTTCACAGTTCTTACAATACCCTTTCGCGTATTTTAATCTGAAAACCTCTACAGTTCCGGCAGTTACCATAGCCAAAATTGCAAATATCAGACCGATTCCCATCCTTTGAAGCTCAGTGAGACCTTTGTTTCTTAGTCGGATAATGAATGGATTTATCACACGACgatagatgaagatgaaggatgCGACACTTAGGATGTCGAAGACTGACATACTTGCTGGCGGTATGTGAAACCATCCTATGGTCGCGTTCATCGCAGCACCTTGCTCCACAAACAGGGATGCCATTTGAGTGAACACTACGGAGTACATAATGGTACAAACCCAAATCGGAAGGAGTCTTAATATGCATTTCACTTCTTCAACTTGTGTAACAGTACATAAGTTTCGTTCATTATAATCCGAAACTGCGTTGACAGCCGCAGCTTTATCCAAGATCCTGTGACATTACAATGAATCTGAATCAGAAATcaattatatacatacatatatttgtcatcatcatcgtacccagtgtattccgcccatagaaaaactatgagtagggtctggggagggaaggaaggcagcaactcatatccataaaggagtgtgcggccaaagagtccctcaactTAAGAAAGATCAAGAGAAGTTCCTGCAAGGAATTTGTATTGCAAGAAAAAGAGGATCAAAACTTACATTAGTCCTTCGGTATGGGAGATCATCCTCCTACCAGTTTTCGAGTAGGTTTCTACATCCAATTCATATAAACCTTCTGCATTTGGTAAGACCTTAAAATCCCAATTCCTAATTGCAGCAACAAACACTTTCCCAAATCTCATAACAGGGTTTCCCTGATTCTTGAAGTGTCTGTAACGAGGCGTGCCACCAAGAAACAAAGCCAAAGCCATAAGAGCAGTTGTAGCAGAAGCCATAAACCCAATAGCCCATTTGCCATCATTTTCATAGTAGGCCAAAATGGTGTTGGAAAAGAGAGATCCCAAGTTAAAGGCCAAGTAGAAGTAACTAAAGAAGGAAATTTTCGAGGTCCTTTCTTTGTCATGTTCTTCATCAAATTGATCGGCCCCAAATGTAGCGATATTCGGTTGGTAACCTCCATTGCCTAAGGCTACCATGTAGATTGAGATGTAGAAAAGAGCTACATGGAGTCTTGTGTGGGAGTTGCATGGAGTAAGCTCATTTCCACACCCTCTTGGTTTAAGCAAAAATAGGTATGATGATAGTGATAATAAGGCCAAACCCTGTTATCCAATATATAATCATGCCATAAGTAACAATACACaatataacatattactatAGCACATTATGACAATTGATAGAGCATATTGAATATTATAGGACTCTttaacataattttaaaatttttattgcgTTAGTTTTTTGATATGGTATTAAAACTCAACATAACATATGATCTCGAGTTCAAAtcttaaaaatatttagttttatgTATGAGGAGAACATGTGTTGTATTTACACTTCAACTCCAAAAGGCTCTCGTGCAAAGAATTTTGATGCATTAATGACACATTGA
This genomic window contains:
- the LOC130809731 gene encoding protein NRT1/ PTR FAMILY 7.3-like produces the protein MACMNFCQKEKIRDESEQVEYTLDGTVDRYGKPAIRTKSGGWGPAILILVNQGLATLAFFGVGVNLVLFLTRVVGQSNADAANNVSKWTGTVYLFSLLGAFLSDSYWGRYRTCAIFQAIFVLGLALLSLSSYLFLLKPRGCGNELTPCNSHTRLHVALFYISIYMVALGNGGYQPNIATFGADQFDEEHDKERTSKISFFSYFYLAFNLGSLFSNTILAYYENDGKWAIGFMASATTALMALALFLGGTPRYRHFKNQGNPVMRFGKVFVAAIRNWDFKVLPNAEGLYELDVETYSKTGRRMISHTEGLMILDKAAAVNAVSDYNERNLCTVTQVEEVKCILRLLPIWVCTIMYSVVFTQMASLFVEQGAAMNATIGWFHIPPASMSVFDILSVASFIFIYRRVINPFIIRLRNKGLTELQRMGIGLIFAILAMVTAGTVEVFRLKYAKGYCKNCENASSLSIFWQVPQYMLIGASEVFMYVGQLEFFNGQAPEGLKTFGSALCMLSMSFGNYMSSVIVTMIMKITTRNNMPGWIPENLNEGHLERFFFLLAALTTVDFVVYLFYARSYKYVQFDESKDGNNSENKLQIEV